One genomic region from Xyrauchen texanus isolate HMW12.3.18 chromosome 4, RBS_HiC_50CHRs, whole genome shotgun sequence encodes:
- the LOC127634204 gene encoding uncharacterized protein LOC127634204, translated as METARTARVHVTWTCIVFVVILIASCLTYVFLPKVPECQRCNIRNASSLFDQTATESMFRRQPSREYWLLKAYHYNQTSGHLKWTDEWEEHRNESILDNEHMWIVIRESGVYLVYIQVNFKLKTQSNSSSPVELKLLVDFNYGENTQIFAAAHDTQMVSANTVQDAKLHTFLLMNMKLANQLSVRAFPSDMVNIDARPISTYITFLKWSDSW; from the exons ATGGAGACGGCGCGCACCGCCAGAGTGCATGTAACATGGACATGCATAGTTTTTGTCGTTATTTTAATTGCGTCATGCTTGACATATGTTTTTCTGCCGAAG GTGCCGGAATGCCAAAGATGTAACATCCGTAATG CTTCTTCTCTGTTCGATCAGACAGCCACTGAGAGTATGTTCAGACGTCAACCCTCTCGAGAGTATTGGCTTTTAAAAG CTTATCATTACAATCAGACAAGTGGTCATTTAAAGTGGACGGATGAGTGGGAGGAACACAGGAATGAGAGTATTCTGGATAACGAACACATGTGGATAGTCATTCGAGAGAGTGGTGTTTACCTGGTCTACATACAGGTCAACTTCAAGTTGAAGACTCAAAGTAACAGCAGCTCTCCTGTAGAGCTTAAACTTCTAGTGGATTTCAACTATGGTGAAAATACACAGATATTTGCTGCCGCACATGACACTCAGATGGTGAGTGCCAACACGGTGCAAGATGCAAAGCTCCACacttttcttctgatgaacatGAAATTGGCAAACCAATTATCAGTGCGAGCATTTCCAAGTGATATGGTGAACATCGATGCTCGTCCCATCTCCACCTATATCACTTTCCTTAAATGGTCAGACAGCTGGTAG